The Macrobrachium rosenbergii isolate ZJJX-2024 chromosome 18, ASM4041242v1, whole genome shotgun sequence genome has a window encoding:
- the LOC136847943 gene encoding filaggrin-2-like, whose translation MVIQISPTNPPYRRRNMTKMVALDWAQAAVLLAATVSLTSGSLKGERNNLRTSGAYSLFYPRIASRHLPTAEVITAESQQYAAVANADLQPSATGYGDKSYSGGGESHKGHDGYKESYQDEEGYKGHKGHKAGKGYKGSHYGDQVKSTKSGYHGNGGKLQKGHEDKHKYYGDEQEGKKGKKGHHQGSKGHHNKGYKDQGHKNVYHKEEYSLHKKFYNDGDDSKYQSSYDDFDAYFDAHTGKNYHGGQYKGGKHHNSHDKKSHHERGAHHNDHKGHKGHYGEQDEYGHKSSHEKKGGHSDHYGENEHKGHTGYGHGGGGYGGGYGDHSGGYSHNHGSYDHAGGYSHHHGSSGRERGGGYGDDHGYAHHTHGGGYGDAHVGGYGQTGGHSKHGREHDDGYGHDLRSKYSVNMKK comes from the exons ATGGTCATTCAGATATCTCCTACTAATCCTCCGTATCGAAGGAGGAATATGACGAAAATGGTCGCACTCGACTGG GCTCAAGCGGCAGTGTTGTTGGCAGCAACGGTGTCTCTGACGAGCGGTTCActaaagggagagagaaacaatttgaGGACCTCCGGTGCTTACAGCCTCTTCTACCCGCGGATTGCCAGCCGTCATTTGCCAACAGCAGAGGTAATTACTGCGGAGAGCCAGCAATATGCTGCCGTAGCTAACGCGGATTTACAGCCCTCGGCAACAG GATACGGAGACAAGAGCTACAGTGGTGGGGGGGAGTCCCACAAAGGGCACGACGGATACAAGGAATCGTACCAAGACGAAGAAGGCTACAAAGGACACAAAGGGCACAAAGCCGGCAAGGGATACAAAGGAAGCCATTATGGAGATCAAGTAAAGTCAACGAAAAGC GGTTACCACGGAAATGGCGGCAAGCTTCAAAAGGGTCACGAGGACAAGCACAAGTACTACGGCGACGAGCAAGAGGGTAAGAAAGGCAAGAAAGGGCATCATCAAGGATCTAAAGGCCACCATAACAAAGGCTATAAAGATCAG GGCCACAAAAACGTCTACCACAAGGAAGAATACAGCCTCCACAAGAAGTTCTACAACGACGGAGATGACAGCAAATACCAGAGCAGTTACGACGACTTCGACGCTTACTTCGATGCCCACACGGGCAAGAATTACCATGGAGGCCAGTACAAG GGAGGAAAGCACCACAACTCCCACGACAAAAAGAGCCACCACGAGCGGGGCGCCCATCACAACGACCATAAGGGCCACAAGGGCCACTACGGTGAGCAGGACGAGTATGGACACAAGTCCTCCCACGAGAAGAAGGGTGGCCACAGCGACCACTATGGTGAAAATGAGCACAAAGGTCACACTGGATACGGTCATGGCGGAGGAGGGTATGGAGGTGGGTATGGCGACCACAGTGGTGGATACAGCCATAACCATGGTAGCTATGACCATGCTGGTGGATACAGCCATCATCATGGTAGTTCTGGTAGAGAACGCGGCGGGGGATATGGCGACGACCATGGGTATGCTCACCATACCCATGGAGGAGGATATGGAGATGCCCATGTTGGTGGCTATGGCCAAACTGGGGGCCATAGCAAACATGGCCGTGAACACGATGATGGCTATGGTCACGACCTCAGGAGTAAGTATTCCgtgaatatgaagaaataa